In a genomic window of Victivallis lenta:
- a CDS encoding alpha/beta hydrolase, producing MISDISYCSEAGDRGCGDLYLPERVSTDTPVALTIHGGGWASMDRTSFAGVAEFLCGLGFAAFNINYRLLDRGPWPLCGDDCLRAADFVLNGTFPGLDGCDRRRLFIIGASAGGHLALMTGLRLPEEKVSGIVSLSGVDDMDFYPPPGAEEFRLRFFGGKPTAAQADAANPVKLVRASQPPVLCTHTVYDTVVSCDAAESFVARCREAGARIDYFRYNRSGDGHCLWIPGSSPHRLLPELENAVAGFAAACGLAGERK from the coding sequence ATGATTTCGGACATTTCGTATTGTTCCGAAGCGGGGGACCGCGGCTGCGGCGACCTTTATCTTCCGGAGCGGGTTTCGACGGATACGCCGGTCGCGCTCACGATTCACGGCGGCGGCTGGGCGTCGATGGACCGCACGAGCTTCGCCGGGGTGGCGGAGTTCCTGTGCGGACTCGGTTTCGCGGCTTTCAACATCAATTACCGCCTGCTCGACCGGGGACCGTGGCCGCTCTGCGGCGACGACTGCCTCCGGGCCGCCGATTTTGTGCTGAACGGAACATTTCCGGGACTGGACGGCTGCGACCGGCGGCGGCTTTTCATCATCGGCGCTTCGGCGGGCGGACACCTTGCGCTGATGACCGGTTTGCGGCTGCCGGAGGAGAAGGTATCCGGCATTGTCTCGCTCTCCGGCGTGGATGACATGGATTTCTATCCGCCGCCCGGCGCGGAGGAGTTCCGGCTGCGCTTCTTCGGCGGGAAGCCGACCGCGGCGCAGGCCGACGCGGCGAACCCGGTCAAACTGGTCCGGGCCTCCCAGCCGCCGGTGCTCTGCACGCACACCGTGTACGATACGGTGGTCTCCTGCGATGCGGCCGAGAGTTTCGTCGCCCGGTGCCGGGAAGCCGGGGCGCGGATCGACTATTTCCGTTACAACCGTTCCGGGGACGGTCACTGCCTCTGGATTCCGGGGAGTTCGCCGCACAGGCTGCTGCCGGAGCTCGAAAATGCGGTGGCCGGATTCGCCGCCGCCTGCGGCCTCGCGGGAGAACGGAAGTGA
- the ruvC gene encoding crossover junction endodeoxyribonuclease RuvC produces MIILGIDPAIRTTGYGVIRTESVSRFEILDCGIIANSARLPHTECLRRLAGGIRELVGAFMPDYASIEDPFVGKNASTAIILGMARGAILAALAEAAVPVHAYAPSSAKRAAFGSGKATKEQVAMMVSAETGIGIERIPLDSTDAIALAICHAQLVLRPGLAAKLGKPL; encoded by the coding sequence GTGATCATTCTCGGCATAGACCCCGCGATCCGCACGACCGGCTACGGTGTGATCCGGACCGAATCGGTTTCGCGTTTCGAGATTCTCGACTGCGGCATCATCGCGAATTCGGCCCGGCTGCCGCATACGGAGTGTCTGCGCCGTCTTGCCGGCGGCATTCGGGAGCTGGTCGGCGCGTTCATGCCGGACTATGCGTCGATCGAGGACCCGTTCGTCGGCAAGAACGCTTCGACCGCAATCATCCTCGGCATGGCGCGCGGCGCGATCCTGGCCGCGCTCGCCGAGGCGGCGGTGCCGGTTCACGCTTATGCGCCGAGTTCGGCCAAGCGCGCCGCCTTCGGCAGCGGCAAGGCGACGAAGGAGCAGGTCGCCATGATGGTCTCGGCCGAGACCGGCATCGGCATCGAGCGCATTCCGCTTGACTCGACCGATGCGATCGCACTGGCCATCTGCCACGCCCAGCTCGTGCTGCGCCCCGGGCTTGCGGCCAAGCTCGGGAAACCGCTCTGA
- a CDS encoding TatD family hydrolase has protein sequence MASDFHSHRPKSAARTLVSCRAEELPYYPLASLELHPWFLPERFEPFSAAFRAAARTAAAIGEAGLDRLRGPSFEVQVQYLDALLELAAAEAKPVVLHCVRAVPELLAAVKRHPGTPCLFHGFRGKPELLEELRRHGFYVSLNPAVLGSMPLFEHLRRTGLDRIGFETDDTAETVEAVLARAAARLSMPPAVLEAVTDCTFEHFLGR, from the coding sequence ATGGCCTCCGACTTTCACTCCCACCGGCCGAAATCGGCGGCGCGCACGCTGGTTTCCTGCCGGGCGGAGGAGTTGCCGTATTACCCGCTGGCTTCGCTTGAGCTGCATCCGTGGTTTTTGCCGGAGAGATTCGAGCCGTTCTCCGCCGCGTTCCGGGCGGCCGCCCGCACGGCCGCGGCCATCGGCGAGGCCGGTCTCGACCGGCTGCGCGGGCCGTCGTTCGAGGTTCAGGTGCAGTATCTGGACGCATTGCTCGAACTGGCGGCGGCGGAAGCGAAGCCGGTCGTGCTCCACTGCGTCCGGGCCGTGCCGGAGCTTCTGGCGGCGGTGAAGCGGCATCCGGGAACGCCCTGTCTGTTTCACGGCTTTCGCGGAAAGCCGGAACTGCTGGAGGAGCTGCGGAGGCACGGCTTCTACGTTTCGCTCAATCCGGCTGTGCTCGGCAGCATGCCGCTTTTCGAACATCTGAGGCGGACCGGCCTCGACCGGATCGGCTTTGAGACCGACGACACCGCCGAGACGGTCGAAGCCGTTCTGGCCCGCGCCGCCGCGCGGCTTTCCATGCCGCCCGCGGTGCTGGAGGCGGTCACCGATTGCACGTTCGAACATTTTCTCGGCAGGTAG
- the tsaB gene encoding tRNA (adenosine(37)-N6)-threonylcarbamoyltransferase complex dimerization subunit type 1 TsaB, whose product MSTNYAAALDLSGREAGFAVLDGGKVVLSLVRPMRGRDSAQLAAWVKEELRKAGIALESIRRWTVGSGPGSFTGMRLAAALVNGWTYGKAVETRCVPTAAALAANLDAAEGERIGALCDGRNRELIFFELEIRNGEAVPTGVEKVLNAEQAKAFFADYAGKRLTAFESELPALEKLLEPEVAARITAFPSIRPEALALASWKPFDNNLADLVYIRPAVFTAPIA is encoded by the coding sequence ATGAGCACGAATTATGCGGCGGCGCTCGACCTTTCGGGGCGGGAGGCCGGTTTCGCCGTCCTCGACGGCGGCAAGGTGGTCCTCTCCCTGGTGCGTCCGATGCGCGGGCGCGATTCCGCGCAGCTGGCGGCCTGGGTGAAAGAAGAGCTCCGGAAGGCCGGAATCGCGCTGGAGTCGATCCGGCGCTGGACGGTCGGTTCCGGTCCCGGCAGCTTCACCGGCATGCGCCTCGCCGCCGCGCTCGTCAACGGCTGGACCTACGGCAAGGCAGTGGAAACCCGCTGCGTGCCGACCGCTGCGGCGCTGGCCGCGAATCTTGATGCGGCCGAAGGCGAACGCATCGGCGCTCTCTGCGACGGGCGCAACCGCGAACTGATCTTCTTCGAGCTGGAAATCCGGAACGGCGAAGCGGTTCCGACCGGTGTCGAAAAGGTGCTGAACGCGGAGCAGGCGAAAGCGTTCTTTGCGGACTATGCGGGAAAGCGCCTGACCGCCTTCGAATCCGAACTCCCCGCGCTTGAAAAACTTCTGGAGCCGGAAGTCGCGGCCCGGATCACGGCCTTCCCTTCGATCCGTCCCGAAGCGCTGGCGCTGGCCTCCTGGAAACCGTTCGACAACAATCTGGCCGATCTGGTCTACATCCGTCCGGCGGTATTTACCGCCCCGATCGCCTGA
- the lysA gene encoding diaminopimelate decarboxylase produces the protein MLNSDFLLKLAAEYDTPLYVYDGDMAVERYRDLYRFIPYDRLKVCCAMKANYNPGLLTLLRDAGAGLDTVSPGEVHMALALGFPKERIIYTANNMTDEEFEEVLATGVLMNIGSLSRLEKIAEKHPGMRLCLRFNPDVCDGDNVKTMTGGDLTKFGILLEAVEEVKQIVRRGNLKVVGLHEHTGSGLQRCESVYRSMENLMAIAVPENFPDLEFLDFGGGFKVPYKPDEARIDYVAMGAEIARLFEAFTRRYGRRLNMLFEPGKYIFAEAGVLLTEVNTIKHNRTRVIAGCDSGFPQLIRPVLYDAYHQVRNLSNPDGKPQIYDVCGNICETGDRFAEQRELPEIREYDILAIGNAGAYCYSMGGVYNLRAMPTEVVVSGGKVTYVRERLTSEQLCGRILGEGRFL, from the coding sequence GTGCTGAATTCCGATTTTCTGCTGAAGCTGGCGGCCGAATACGACACGCCGCTTTATGTATATGACGGCGACATGGCCGTCGAACGCTACCGCGATCTGTACCGCTTTATTCCGTACGACCGGCTCAAGGTCTGCTGTGCGATGAAGGCCAACTACAACCCCGGGCTCCTGACCCTGCTGCGGGATGCAGGAGCCGGGCTCGACACGGTCAGCCCGGGCGAAGTCCATATGGCGCTGGCACTCGGCTTTCCGAAGGAGCGGATCATCTACACCGCGAACAACATGACCGATGAGGAGTTCGAGGAGGTGCTGGCCACCGGAGTCCTGATGAACATCGGTTCCCTGTCACGCCTCGAAAAGATCGCGGAGAAGCATCCCGGCATGCGGCTCTGCCTGCGCTTCAATCCGGATGTCTGCGACGGCGACAACGTCAAGACCATGACCGGCGGCGACCTGACCAAATTCGGCATCCTGCTCGAAGCGGTCGAAGAGGTCAAACAGATCGTGCGCCGGGGGAACCTGAAGGTCGTCGGCCTGCATGAGCACACCGGCAGCGGCCTGCAGCGGTGCGAATCGGTCTACCGGTCAATGGAGAATTTGATGGCGATTGCCGTGCCGGAGAATTTCCCGGATCTCGAATTTCTCGATTTCGGCGGCGGCTTCAAGGTGCCGTACAAGCCGGATGAGGCGCGCATCGACTACGTTGCGATGGGCGCCGAAATCGCGCGTCTCTTCGAAGCGTTCACGCGCCGCTACGGGCGCCGGCTCAATATGCTGTTCGAACCGGGCAAATATATTTTCGCCGAGGCCGGCGTGCTGCTGACCGAGGTCAACACGATCAAGCACAACCGAACGCGGGTCATCGCCGGCTGCGACTCCGGTTTTCCGCAGCTGATCCGGCCCGTGCTCTACGACGCCTATCACCAGGTGCGGAACCTCAGCAATCCGGACGGGAAGCCGCAGATTTACGACGTCTGCGGCAATATCTGCGAAACCGGCGACCGCTTTGCCGAGCAGCGCGAGCTGCCGGAGATCCGTGAATACGATATCCTCGCGATCGGCAATGCCGGCGCATATTGTTACTCGATGGGCGGAGTCTACAATCTCCGCGCCATGCCGACCGAAGTGGTTGTCTCCGGCGGAAAGGTCACTTATGTCCGCGAACGGCTGACCTCCGAGCAGCTTTGCGGCCGGATTCTCGGAGAAGGCAGATTTCTATGA
- a CDS encoding cupin domain-containing protein codes for MIRRNGEYKTEFREEMRGGKGSVKLEEFWAPKTEMRSKNRMFSRLTLNPGCSIGFHPHDAEDEIFVVVRGRAEADDNGDIVELGPGDTILTGNGDGHAIRCVGDEPLELIAVISTY; via the coding sequence ATGATCCGTCGGAATGGAGAATACAAGACTGAGTTCCGCGAAGAGATGCGCGGCGGCAAAGGCAGCGTCAAACTTGAAGAATTCTGGGCGCCGAAGACCGAAATGCGCTCGAAAAACCGCATGTTCTCGCGCCTGACGCTGAATCCGGGCTGCTCGATCGGCTTTCATCCGCACGATGCCGAAGACGAGATTTTCGTGGTGGTCAGAGGCCGCGCCGAAGCGGACGACAACGGCGACATCGTCGAGCTCGGCCCCGGCGACACGATCCTGACCGGCAACGGCGACGGACACGCGATCCGCTGCGTCGGCGACGAGCCGCTCGAGCTCATCGCGGTGATCTCGACCTACTGA
- a CDS encoding 2-hydroxyacyl-CoA dehydratase — protein MENLYLGIDIGSTTFKAVLLNERGQVRQALYRRTRPVDTGRVRCSGVCAKCGACNFGQLRQTVDKFLMDAGVKGLGEITCTVVTGSQIVEDTHDFLPYDFQVSEVTAHVAGARHYYPDCKAILDVGGQDSKAMVFNEQMHMWNYKMSGICAAGTGAFLDSVAIKLNVPVEEMADRANYGSDLEFSSVCAVLSATSINKFKNRFPMGDIIGGACRAQARTIMSGVGELFLDYRGDIVFQGGVAYNRAVAHYLKEITGNNIITPELHGVMGALGSACLARQYHQLRGKLNAGSGLPPMERHLDSINLRAKATRKDFLGRGREPLVWRNLFFPTEVLNALGTRSLTLETYAALFARSQHKIKKAFDKAACKGFSGETCSFLRVLEGTELPRPAFGVSTSQPCQQGERIFRDLGRNYGLSDRFFSLQTPAVGAHDTLAVEHLAEELERSVELMEKALNLKMDPKRLAEACELSNEARHYSQLANELRFNSPPLIRGGQAIYFASIFSQLWGRPELVDIQKKLYEELLQIREEIGDSVKIEDTHRLLWLHLPPFYDTSLLDYIEVNRRAPIVFEEVNFVGWEPLDPADPYRSLARKILTVGFMDPALRVKTIVDHASKVHYNGCILYNHGFGRCSMADSSFVKHLREELNKAAIPLLVLDGDCVDPTIDPCSTETKISAYIEALNEQKYGNIFGALQK, from the coding sequence ATGGAAAATTTATATCTCGGGATCGACATCGGGTCGACCACTTTCAAGGCAGTCCTGCTGAATGAACGCGGCCAGGTTCGGCAGGCGCTCTACCGGCGTACGCGCCCGGTCGATACGGGGCGGGTCCGCTGTTCCGGCGTCTGCGCCAAATGCGGAGCCTGCAACTTCGGCCAGCTCCGGCAGACCGTTGATAAATTCCTGATGGATGCCGGCGTGAAGGGACTCGGCGAAATCACCTGCACGGTCGTGACCGGCAGCCAGATCGTCGAGGATACCCACGATTTCCTGCCTTATGACTTCCAGGTCAGCGAAGTGACCGCCCATGTGGCCGGCGCACGCCACTACTACCCGGACTGCAAGGCGATTCTCGACGTCGGCGGCCAGGACAGCAAGGCGATGGTATTCAACGAGCAGATGCACATGTGGAATTACAAGATGAGCGGCATCTGCGCCGCCGGCACCGGCGCCTTCCTCGACAGCGTGGCGATCAAGCTCAACGTTCCGGTCGAAGAGATGGCCGACCGCGCCAACTACGGCAGCGACCTCGAATTCTCGAGCGTCTGCGCCGTGCTCTCCGCCACCAGCATCAACAAATTCAAGAACCGCTTTCCGATGGGCGACATCATCGGCGGAGCCTGCCGGGCGCAGGCGCGGACGATCATGTCCGGCGTCGGCGAACTGTTCCTCGACTACCGCGGCGACATCGTCTTCCAGGGCGGCGTCGCCTACAACCGGGCCGTCGCGCACTATCTGAAGGAGATCACCGGCAACAACATCATCACGCCTGAACTGCACGGCGTGATGGGCGCGCTCGGTTCGGCCTGTCTCGCCCGCCAGTACCACCAGCTCCGCGGCAAACTCAACGCCGGTTCGGGGCTGCCGCCGATGGAGCGCCATCTCGACTCGATCAACCTGCGCGCCAAAGCGACCCGGAAAGATTTTCTCGGACGCGGCAGAGAGCCGCTGGTCTGGCGCAACCTCTTTTTCCCGACCGAGGTTCTGAACGCGCTCGGAACGCGCTCCCTCACGCTCGAGACCTACGCCGCGCTTTTCGCGCGCAGCCAGCATAAGATCAAAAAGGCGTTCGACAAAGCGGCCTGCAAAGGCTTCTCCGGAGAAACCTGCTCCTTCCTGCGTGTGCTGGAGGGAACCGAGCTGCCGCGGCCGGCCTTCGGGGTATCGACCTCACAGCCGTGCCAGCAGGGCGAACGGATTTTCCGCGACCTCGGGCGCAACTACGGGCTTTCGGACCGTTTCTTCTCGCTTCAGACCCCGGCGGTCGGCGCGCACGATACGCTCGCGGTCGAGCATCTGGCCGAGGAGCTCGAGCGCTCGGTCGAACTCATGGAAAAGGCGCTCAATCTGAAGATGGACCCGAAACGGCTCGCCGAAGCGTGCGAGCTCTCCAACGAGGCGCGTCACTACTCGCAACTGGCGAACGAGCTGCGTTTCAACAGTCCGCCGCTCATCCGCGGCGGGCAGGCGATCTATTTCGCGTCGATCTTCAGCCAGCTCTGGGGGCGGCCGGAACTGGTCGACATTCAGAAGAAGCTGTACGAGGAGCTGCTGCAGATCCGCGAGGAGATCGGCGACTCGGTCAAAATCGAGGACACCCACCGGCTGCTCTGGCTGCATCTGCCGCCTTTCTACGACACCTCGCTGCTCGACTACATCGAGGTCAACCGGAGAGCGCCGATCGTCTTCGAGGAGGTCAACTTCGTCGGCTGGGAGCCGCTCGACCCGGCCGATCCGTACCGTTCGCTGGCGCGGAAGATCCTGACGGTCGGGTTCATGGATCCGGCGCTGCGGGTCAAAACCATTGTCGATCATGCGTCGAAGGTGCATTACAACGGCTGCATCCTCTACAACCACGGCTTCGGCCGCTGTTCGATGGCGGACAGTTCGTTCGTCAAACATCTGCGCGAAGAGCTGAACAAGGCGGCGATTCCGCTGCTCGTGCTCGACGGCGACTGCGTCGACCCGACCATCGATCCGTGCAGCACCGAAACGAAGATTTCCGCCTACATCGAGGCGCTGAACGAACAAAAATACGGGAATATTTTCGGAGCGCTCCAGAAGTGA
- a CDS encoding DEAD/DEAH box helicase encodes MKKSFEERLQEISGAAELKAAKGLLKSGRLAGAWRDREGRLCGRFHLTEGSADTRVRTGENPAGSCSCGHAAPGRLCEHAVALILYSGRFNPAAKRPAEEEAPAYYGGLKQENLPKLVERARTPQAELHIDAVSAFPHVPSKWENAALAVKLKGAGRDYIGNLNNLRQLYFDKSLTVTLKLDHFSLHEQQIIRFLAINGEAENSQILLNSEMTAEFFHCLVDFPRFTREGRKLHVRGGFAEAVLLVSGRGPKSVMSPGIRVNGAALPIAGAKVITGRSGCWIGREGEYFFVPAVCEISWLRNFFRSGIQPPPPGESVEHFLAEFPLPVIRTDGFDLDTRRSGLLLDGALTGPDQFMLTLRYLYDSDDRRVSVRPESGRLVREGDHFWRRDEEGERSFENDLAMFGFAPEEGGYVLTGSDRIGTFLDRALPEYLAIRDELVLSGRLAGQLRGNAGLPGLEFSCRMSARLPDGWVVEYSLTGAGAVADWKSCLDAAKSGSGFLALPGAGMVKLSPELMRFFPAAAGAIRKLDPIGRTFEVPSYAAEYFTFLVRDIPGAVVPELAGGGIGDVPSGYDLQPDFRFEGTLRKYQEEGVRFLQYMTDRNYNVILADEMGLGKTVQLLALLASRKKRGMAPALIVCPASLTDNWAREAAKFVPEFKVAAPHDGTERGAIWKSLPEYDLVILSYAAARLSGDKLKHYSFSFVVLDEAQHIKNPGSSNARHCKSLDAAHRIVLTGTPLENSPEDLWSIFDFLQPGMLGNLTAFRRYYADIRNDSALQHDLAARIAPFVKRRTKAMVTPDLPPKHERTIYCEMEPEQRRLYDAVLEEGRRALRSFRQDDARSNAAIFTTLLRLRQICCHPALLPDGEGKGVPSAKMELLLELLHEHFDSNHKVLLFSQFTSLLSLAIPELEESGIPFEYLDGGTRNRQQRVDHFNNDPSIPLFLLSLKAGGTGLNLTSADTVIIYDPWWNPAVELQAADRTHRIGQTRPVSSLKLVVKDSIEEKILELQSRKQEIFDSVIDSPEAAAGALSIEELRFLLDA; translated from the coding sequence ATGAAAAAAAGTTTTGAAGAGAGATTGCAGGAGATTTCCGGCGCCGCCGAGCTGAAGGCGGCCAAGGGGCTGCTGAAAAGCGGCCGTCTTGCCGGCGCCTGGCGTGACCGCGAAGGGAGACTTTGCGGACGTTTTCATCTGACGGAGGGTTCCGCCGACACCCGGGTCCGGACCGGGGAGAATCCGGCCGGCAGCTGCAGCTGCGGACATGCGGCACCCGGCAGGCTCTGCGAGCATGCCGTCGCGCTGATTCTTTATTCCGGCCGTTTCAATCCGGCCGCGAAGCGTCCGGCCGAGGAGGAGGCGCCGGCTTATTACGGCGGTCTCAAGCAGGAGAATCTGCCGAAGCTCGTCGAACGGGCCAGAACGCCGCAGGCCGAGCTTCATATCGATGCGGTCTCGGCGTTTCCGCACGTGCCGAGCAAGTGGGAGAACGCCGCGCTCGCCGTCAAGCTCAAAGGGGCCGGGCGCGATTATATCGGGAATTTGAACAACCTGCGTCAGCTCTATTTCGACAAATCCCTGACAGTGACGCTGAAGCTGGACCATTTTTCTTTGCATGAGCAGCAGATCATCCGGTTTCTCGCCATCAACGGCGAGGCGGAGAATTCGCAGATTCTGCTGAATTCGGAGATGACCGCCGAATTCTTCCACTGTCTCGTCGATTTTCCGCGCTTCACGCGCGAGGGGCGCAAGCTCCATGTGCGCGGCGGTTTCGCCGAGGCTGTGCTGCTGGTTTCGGGCCGCGGGCCGAAGAGCGTGATGTCTCCCGGTATCCGGGTCAACGGGGCGGCGCTGCCGATCGCCGGCGCGAAGGTCATCACCGGCCGTTCCGGCTGCTGGATCGGCCGCGAAGGGGAGTATTTCTTCGTCCCGGCGGTCTGCGAGATCAGCTGGCTGCGCAACTTTTTCCGGTCGGGCATCCAGCCGCCGCCGCCGGGGGAGAGCGTCGAACATTTCCTGGCGGAGTTTCCGCTTCCTGTGATCCGGACCGACGGATTCGATCTCGATACGCGCCGTTCCGGGCTGCTGCTCGACGGTGCTCTGACCGGGCCGGACCAATTCATGCTGACGTTGCGCTATCTGTACGATTCGGACGACCGCCGGGTCAGCGTGCGCCCCGAATCGGGGCGGCTGGTGCGCGAGGGCGACCACTTCTGGCGGCGCGACGAGGAGGGGGAGCGCTCGTTCGAGAACGATCTGGCCATGTTCGGTTTCGCGCCGGAGGAGGGCGGGTATGTCCTGACCGGTTCGGACCGGATCGGCACTTTCCTCGACCGGGCGCTTCCGGAATATCTGGCGATCCGCGATGAACTTGTGCTTTCCGGCCGGCTGGCCGGGCAGCTGCGCGGCAATGCCGGGCTGCCCGGGCTTGAATTTTCCTGCCGGATGTCCGCGCGGCTGCCCGACGGCTGGGTCGTCGAATACAGCCTGACCGGGGCCGGGGCCGTCGCGGACTGGAAGAGCTGTCTCGACGCCGCGAAATCCGGCAGCGGCTTCCTCGCATTGCCGGGGGCCGGCATGGTCAAGCTGTCGCCGGAGCTCATGCGCTTTTTCCCGGCCGCCGCCGGCGCGATCCGCAAGCTCGATCCGATCGGCCGCACGTTCGAGGTGCCGTCGTATGCGGCGGAGTATTTCACGTTTCTGGTCCGGGATATTCCGGGCGCAGTCGTCCCGGAGCTTGCCGGCGGCGGAATCGGCGATGTCCCGTCCGGTTACGATCTCCAGCCCGATTTCCGCTTCGAGGGGACGCTCCGCAAATATCAGGAGGAGGGCGTCCGCTTCCTGCAGTACATGACCGACCGGAATTACAATGTGATTCTGGCCGATGAGATGGGGCTCGGCAAAACCGTCCAGCTTCTCGCGCTGCTGGCTTCCCGCAAGAAGCGCGGCATGGCTCCGGCGCTCATCGTCTGTCCGGCCTCTCTGACCGACAACTGGGCGCGGGAGGCCGCAAAGTTCGTCCCGGAATTCAAGGTCGCCGCTCCGCATGATGGAACGGAACGCGGCGCGATCTGGAAGAGCCTGCCGGAGTACGACCTGGTCATCCTCTCCTACGCCGCGGCCCGGCTTTCGGGCGACAAGCTCAAGCATTACAGCTTCAGCTTCGTCGTGCTCGATGAGGCGCAGCACATCAAGAACCCCGGCTCCTCCAATGCGCGCCACTGCAAGAGTCTCGATGCGGCGCACCGGATTGTGCTGACCGGCACGCCGCTTGAAAATTCGCCGGAGGACCTCTGGAGCATCTTCGACTTCCTGCAGCCCGGCATGCTCGGCAATCTCACTGCATTCCGCCGCTATTACGCGGATATCCGGAACGACTCCGCGCTGCAGCACGACCTTGCGGCCCGGATCGCTCCGTTCGTCAAGCGGCGCACGAAGGCGATGGTGACGCCGGACCTGCCGCCGAAGCATGAGCGGACCATCTACTGCGAAATGGAGCCGGAGCAGCGCCGTCTTTACGATGCGGTGCTTGAGGAAGGGCGCCGGGCGCTCCGTTCCTTCCGGCAGGACGACGCCCGCAGCAATGCGGCGATTTTCACGACGCTGCTGCGGCTGCGCCAGATCTGCTGCCATCCGGCGCTGCTCCCGGACGGCGAGGGAAAGGGGGTGCCGTCGGCCAAGATGGAGCTTCTGCTCGAGCTTTTGCACGAACACTTCGACAGCAATCACAAGGTGCTTCTGTTCAGCCAGTTCACGAGCCTCCTGTCGCTTGCGATTCCGGAGCTTGAAGAGAGCGGAATCCCGTTCGAATACCTGGACGGCGGGACCCGCAACCGGCAGCAGCGGGTCGATCACTTCAACAATGATCCGTCCATTCCGCTCTTCCTGCTGAGCCTGAAGGCCGGCGGAACCGGCCTGAATCTGACCAGCGCGGACACGGTCATCATCTACGACCCGTGGTGGAATCCGGCTGTCGAGCTTCAGGCCGCCGACCGGACTCACCGCATCGGGCAGACCCGCCCGGTCAGCAGTCTCAAGCTGGTGGTCAAGGATTCGATTGAAGAGAAGATTCTCGAGCTGCAAAGCAGAAAGCAGGAGATTTTCGATTCGGTCATCGATTCGCCGGAGGCCGCCGCCGGGGCGCTCTCCATCGAAGAGCTCCGGTTCCTGCTCGACGCCTGA
- a CDS encoding LacI family DNA-binding transcriptional regulator — protein MKTVAATAGCSIAVASTVLNGSRGNTKVSDAMRRRILELAAELGYHPNFASQSLKTRRSMTLGIYVQPKSWRSLSNDYEMAIFRGVEQAARDRNYDLLVLNISSRNLPDICAEKIAESRIDGVILIHSDSNADWVDRLLEVSTNIVAIDQPVPQRTLSRVIFDNRAAVELAVRTLRESGHRRIGFIADCVNRDQSDSQIRLETFRACQAAGTVDPDPALVFDRARCVPPPSVEEHYCQITGEKALRYLMALPEPPTAVIAYNSLVGVSVLHEARRMRLEIPRDLSVLGIDCCEFIDLVDPVLTVIDHVLPEMGRAGTEMLIDLIERKAAAPVVRSFSPLLRTGQTVAPPRKPGSEAARAEADGIKGALSVSGDGD, from the coding sequence TTGAAAACGGTTGCCGCGACGGCGGGGTGCTCGATCGCGGTTGCTTCGACCGTGCTGAACGGGTCGCGCGGCAACACGAAGGTCAGCGACGCGATGCGGCGCCGGATTCTGGAGCTGGCGGCGGAGCTCGGTTATCATCCGAACTTCGCGAGTCAGAGCCTCAAGACGCGCCGCTCGATGACGCTCGGGATTTACGTTCAGCCGAAGAGCTGGCGCAGCCTCAGCAACGATTACGAGATGGCGATCTTCCGCGGGGTCGAGCAGGCGGCGCGCGACCGGAACTACGATCTGCTCGTCCTGAATATCAGCAGCCGGAATCTGCCGGATATCTGCGCGGAGAAGATCGCCGAATCGCGCATCGACGGCGTGATTCTGATTCACTCCGATTCGAACGCGGACTGGGTGGACCGGCTGCTTGAGGTCAGCACGAATATTGTGGCGATCGACCAGCCGGTGCCGCAGAGGACGCTTTCGCGCGTGATTTTCGACAACCGGGCCGCGGTGGAGCTGGCCGTGCGGACGCTGCGCGAAAGCGGGCACCGCCGGATCGGGTTCATCGCGGACTGCGTGAACCGGGACCAGAGTGATTCGCAGATCCGGCTGGAGACGTTCCGGGCCTGTCAGGCGGCCGGGACGGTCGATCCCGACCCGGCGCTGGTGTTCGACCGGGCGAGATGCGTTCCGCCGCCGAGCGTGGAGGAACACTACTGCCAGATTACGGGGGAAAAGGCGCTGCGCTACCTGATGGCGCTGCCGGAGCCGCCGACGGCGGTGATCGCCTACAATTCACTGGTCGGGGTGTCGGTTCTGCACGAGGCGCGGCGGATGCGGCTGGAAATTCCGCGCGATTTGAGCGTGCTCGGCATCGACTGCTGCGAATTCATCGATCTGGTCGATCCGGTGCTGACGGTGATCGACCATGTGCTGCCGGAGATGGGGCGTGCGGGGACGGAAATGCTGATCGACCTGATCGAGCGGAAGGCGGCGGCGCCCGTGGTGAGAAGCTTCTCCCCGCTTCTGCGCACGGGCCAGACGGTCGCTCCTCCCCGAAAGCCGGGAAGCGAAGCGGCCCGGGCGGAGGCGGACGGGATCAAAGGGGCATTGTCAGTCTCAGGAGACGGGGATTGA